The DNA window gaaaaaaaaattcctGCGAAGCAactattgcaatttatttacattacaCATATTTTTGCTCCCACTATAATCTTCTCATATGTGCGCCACCTGTTAGTTAGTTAACTGGCCCCATGCGTCTCTAGAGAccgagaaaaagaaaaacaaaatgcaaactattCAAGCCACACAAGGCTGCAGTGCTTGGGCACTAAAAACTTTCAATGCCGCTTAGTGCAGCTTAACTAGCACTCAAAGCGttgcttgcttaattaattgcagcttagGAGCTTGCTACCAGTATTTAAATACCGTTAGCTAAGCTTCTTACTTTTGAGCagcagttaaattttttttctcttcatTGCATTTGAACATCAAGTTCATTATGCAATTTCTGCAGCTTGAAATTTCTGCTTTTAGATTTTTGAAACAACTAATGTTTACCCAtgtattgcaaatatttaagagcTAAGCTTAATTCACTTACTTAAGTCAtaagcaaagaatttaaatgctgcttttaatttatattttcatttctatatttatattaattagctGCTAAGCTACTCCAACTTAGTTTTAATCAATTCAAACTGAGCTTTGAGCTACTCAAGCAGCCTAAATGAATTCAGTCTAAGGATTTCTGaaccaattaaaatttaatttaatttcttataacaaaataaataatgaaaatgttcGACTTACAGTATTGAGATTCGGCGATTTGAACCACGGTACGGCAGCTCAAAGTGCCGGCAGCAATAGGAAGGTCGCTGCAGGATCTGAGGAAGGACGTCCGCTCAATTTGCAGCATAGGGCACAGACGCGTTCGGCGAACGGCAACAAGCAGCTAAACAACGCCCACCAAGTGCATGGCGATGATTTAGCGGATGAGCTGCAGCATAAGGAGCATAAGGAGCACGAGCATGACCAGGACTATATCACGGGCTCCGAGTATCCACCGCATCGAGCATCGCATGAACACGATCCGGATCATTTTGATGACAAGCATTACAGCCAGGTGTTTACATTGGATCCGCTGGTGCCGCTGAAGCCCAATCTTGGAGCAGGAGTGGTGGCCAATCCGAGTGCCGCCGGCGATACGCCAAAGTTTCGCAACGCTGCTCAAGGCGGGCGCGGAGATCTCTACGGCGTGCGTGAGTCCGACCGGCAGACGAATGCGCGTGGACGCGATGGCTTCATAGCCGgcgccaacaacaagcagaagaGCTTTCGCCCGTTGCTAGTGCGCGTCGTGCAAGACGATCCCGGCCAGCTGGCGGAGGCCAATGTCCACGACGCGAGCATAAACAGTGGCTGCCACAACACCTGCGAGGAGAAGCAGTGGCAATGCGGCAACTGCCAGTGCATTGAGGAGCACGGCAGATGCAATCGCGAGGTGCAGTGCACCGATGGCAGCGATGAGAACGGCTGCGAAATTATGGACGACATGATGTCGAAGCTGCAAAAGGAGTGCGAGCAAAGCGGCTTGCATGTTATGTGTCCGAAGACGTATCGCTGCATCAACAAGGAGTGGCTCTGCGACGGAGATGACGACTGCGGCGACTACTCAGACGAAACGCACTGCGGCGCCAGGACAAACTGCACGGAGGATCAATTTGAGTGCAACAATGGCTTCTGCATACCGCGTCAGTGGCTGTGCGATGGCGAGAACGACTGCAAGGACTTCTCGGACGAGGTGCATTGCaatcgcagcagctgcacggACGAGCATTTCACTTGCAACGATGGCTACTGCATCTCATTGGCTTTTCGGTGCGACGGCGAGCGCGACTGCGATGACAATTCTGACGAGCTCAAGTGCCCGGCGGTCATAAACAGCTGTCCGGAGGGCGAGTTCAAGTGTCGCGGTGGCTTGGGTGGCGCCGGCGGTCCGAGCGGCCAGTGCATTCTCAATCGATTCCGTTGCGATGGTGACAACGACTGCGGCGATTGGAGCGATGAGGAAAATTGCCAGCAGAAGCCATCACAGTGCACAAGCAGCGATTTTAAATGCGCCGATGGCAGCTGCATACCCAAGCGTTGGAAATGCGACAAGGAGCAGGACTGCGATGGTGGCGAAGACGAGAACGACTGCGGCAATATGAGTCCCGAACATCCCTTGACCTGTGGTCCCGACGAATTCACTTGCCACAATGGCCGCTGCATTTTGGTGAGTAGCAAATTTGATTATtagattttaataaaaaaacttgCCACTTTGTAGCGCACCTGGCTATGCGATGGTTATCCTGATTGTTCATCGGCCGAGGACGAGGTGGATTGTCACCTGCAGTGCGATCCTGGCCAATTTTTATGTCCCGCGAAAAGAAATTTTACCAATCTAAAGTAAGTTGTGTATACATGGGACACCAACTTGTTGATCGATCTATCgatacttttaatattaacagtGCTGTTCTGTCACGAAACTTAAAAAAGATCGAAAGCACGAAAGACATTACAGCGATAGTAAAGAAGCCAAAGAACTATCGAAAAGCACGAAAGCAGATGCAACACTATGCAACACTGTAACTGATGCTTTAAATTGCCAACTTGGCGCAATACGTGCATTCGCAATTAactcaaaattatatttacagaATCTGCGTGCACCAAAAACATGTTTGCGATGGCCAAAACGACTGTCCCTTTGGCGAAGACGAGGTCAACTGTCCCGTGGAGCAAAAGTGCACCGAGCCGCGCCAGTGTGAACAGCTGTGCATTAAGACGGCGCAGGGCAAGGATGAGTGCGCTTGTCGCCTGGGCTATCTCATGCACGAGAACAAACGCAAGTGAGTTGCAgattgaagcagcagcgcttcatcataaatttatatatatatatattgttattgttgttgctccagcTGCACCGACATTGATGAATGCCAGTATCTGACCAACCCGGTTTGCTCGCAGAAGTGCCACAATACCCTCGGCTCATTTGTGTGCTCCTGCGAACTGGGTTATATACTTCGACCGGACTTGCGCACATGCAAGGCGCTGGGCGGTGCCATGACGCTGCTCGTGGCCAATCGTTGGGATATACGTCGAGTTACGTTGAGCAACAATCGGTATATGGCGATTGTGAAAGGCTTGCACAATGCCATCGCCCTTGACTTTCATTACCGCAAGGGCTTGTTGTTTTGGTCCGACGTGTCCACCGATGTCATCAAGATGGTTTATGTGAACGGAACACGCGTGCGCGATGTCATCAAGTGGGGCTTGGAGTCGCCCACCGGCATTGCAGTGGACTGGGTACATGACCTGCTGTTCTGGACGGATTCAGGCACGCGACGCGTTGAGGTATCCAATTTCCAAGGAAATCTGCGCACTGTCATTGCCTCTAGCGATTTGGATAAGCCGCGTGCTATTGTTATACATCCTGGCGAGGCGTTGGCCTTCTGGAGTGACTGGGGACCCAATCCAAAGATTGAGCGCGCTCACATGGACGGCTCGCAGCGACAGGTGATCATATCGAAGGGCGTCACTTGGCCCAATGGCCTGGCCATTGACTTTCCCAATGGCAAGCTTTATTGGGCCGATGCTAAGCAGCACGCCATCGAATGCTCCAACCTGGATGGCAGCGAGCGCACCAAAGTGCTCAGCACTCATTTGCCTCATCCTTTTGCGCTGACCATATTCGAGGACACCATGTACTGGACAGACTGGAATACGAAGACTGTCTCGGCAGCGAATAAAATCAGTGGCAAAGGCTTCCGCTCCGTGCACGAAAACTTTCACTTTCCCATGGACATACATGCCTATCACCCGGCACGCCAACCCGACTATCCAGACCGATGTACTAAGGACAGACGTGGCCTACGTGGTGGCTGTTCGCATCTATGTCTTCCGAACAAAACCTCACGCCGCTGCGGCTGTCCCATTGGTCTGTCCCTCAAGGATGATGGCAAGACCTGCAAGAGCGCACCCGATAAGCTGGTGCTGGTCGCGCGCCACAAGGACATACGCCTACGTCAGTTGAACAGCAAGCCCACAGGACCCAACGAGGTGGACATGATTGTGCCGCTGGACAATTTGAAGCATGCAGTTGCTTTGGACTGGTGCAGCGAAACGGACTTTATCTATTGGACAGATGTCGAGCGTAGCTCCATTAATAAGGCTCATTTAAATGGCAGCTATCAGCAGCGTGTGGTGCACTCGAATTTAGTATCACCTGTTGGCCTGGCGCTCGACTGGATTACGGACAAATTGTACTGGACAGATCCATCTACAAACCGCATTGAAGTGGCcacaacaaatggcaaaatgcGCACGCTGCTCGTTTGGGAGAAATTGGATAAACCACGCGACATAGTTGTGAATCCCATTGGTAACTAATCCTTtatatctctctctcactcacactcatGTTTACCTTTTAATCAATAGAGGGCTTGATGTTCTGGTCGGACTGGGGACAAGAGGCTTTGATAGAACGTGCCAACATGGATGGCCAAAGCCGCGTCATCATTGCCTCCAAGAAACTCATCTGGCCCAATGGCCTGGCCATTGATTATGATCAGTCGAAACTGTACTTTGTGGATGGCGGCACCAAGACGCTGGAGAATATGAACTTTGATGGCAGCAATCGCAAAGTTATCATCAGTAAGTGCCGCATACGGAATGAAGGTGGCCACACTCGAGTctaactttgcttttgtaacCCACAGGTGGACTTGGTCATCCGTTTGGGCTGGATGTAAGCGGCGGCCGTGTATTCTGGACCGACTGGGACAATCGCTCCGCCATGAGCGCGGATAAGCTGACGGGCAAGAATGTGGCGACCGTAATAGCCAACAGCAGTGATCTCATGGACATACGCGTCTTTCATCGCCAGCGCAGGCGCGTCTACAATGCCTGCGATAAGTTCAATGGCGGCTGCTCCCATCTGTGTCTGCTCAATCCCACCAGCTTCACCTGCGCCTGTGCAGTGGGCGTGCAGCTGAAGGACGATCGTCGCACCTGCTCCGAAGGACCCAGCaagtatattatatttgcgCATCGTATTGACATACGCCAAATCTCGCTGGACTTTGATCATCTGATTGATGTGGTGCTGCCATTGCCGCCAATTTCCAATGCTGTTGCCTTGGATGTGGATCAGCAGACGGGCTATATCTATTGGTCGGACACCATCGAGAATGTCATAATGAGCTCCAGTCCGGATGGTCTGCATGTGAACAAGGTCATTGGCGAGAGTCTGGAGAATCCCGATGGCTTGGTGGTGGACTCTATAGGGCGCTCGCTCTATTGGGCCGATGCGGGCAGACACACCATCGAAGTGGCCGATCTGCAGGGCAATAATCGACATGTGATTGCCTACAAGGATCTGGAATCGCCGCGCGGCTTGGCGCTGGACTATGAAGCGGGTCTGCTCTTCTGGACCGATTGGGGTCATTATCGCAAAATTGAGCGCTCCCATTTGGACGGCAACGAACGGTCACGCATTGTTACCGCCAGCTTGGGCTGGCCCAATGGTCTAGTGCTGGACTTGAAGGCTAAGCGCATCTACTGGGTGGACGCACGCCTGAAGACCATTGATTCCTGCGACTACACTGGCAATCAGCGCAACCTAATCCTCTCCTCACTGCAGCATCCTTATGCGCTGGCGCTCACCGAGCAAAACATCTACTGGACCGATTGGAAGTCGAAGGCCTTGCACAGCGCCGAGCGACGCAATACGAGCTCCAAGCGCAATGTCATGACCAACATTGATGGCCTTATGGACATCAAGGTGATCACCAAGCGTCGCGTGCAAAACGAAAACGTCTGTGGCCGCAACAATGGTGGCTGCTCCCATCTCTGTCTGCGCAATCCCACGGGCTACAGCTGTCAATGTCCCATTGGTCTGAAGCTGCGCGAGAACAGCACCACCGAATGTCAATCTCTACCAGAGGTAAGCGCTAGCCGTCATCtaataaaatcataaactACTTactaatgtttttttttaatgcaggACTATTTACTGATTGCGCTGCGCTCGGGCATTGGCATGATCTCATTGAACAGCGGCGACTTCATGGATGTGGTGCTGCCCATTGCCGGAGTACACGGCGCTGTTGTGCTCGACTATCACTATCGCAAGAATCTTTTATACTTTGCTGATGTGAATCTCGATGTCATACGCCGCGTTAATTTGCTCAACTTTACGGACAGCAAAGTCATAGTGAGCACGGATCTGTTGACACCCAATGGCATTGCTGTGGATTGGGTTGCCGATAACATCTACTGGTCGGATACGGATCGCAAGCTGATCGAAGTGGCACGCACGGACGGCACTTGCCGCAAAAAGTTGATTACCGAAGACTTAGGAGATCCTCGCTCAATTATTGTGCATCCAGCCAAGGCGTAAGTTGATTAGTCAATATGTTATAACCAATTCTATAGTGTGGCATTTTAGTTACCTCTTTTGGTCGGACTGGAGCACACCCTCGAAGATCGAACGCAGTTTATTAGATGGCAGCAATCGCACAGCCATTGTCACCTCCGGCATTGGCTTTCCCACTGGACTAACCATCGATTTTACGTAAGCTCAACACTAATTCTTactcaagcttaagcttagccAACTTTTGCCTCTTGCAGCAATCGGCGACTGCTTTGGGCAGACGCCCTGGAGGACAACATAGGTCAGGTGGATTTTAGCGGCAAGCGGCGTCTTACGCTGGTGCCCTATGCTCCACATCCCTTCGGCCTGACAATGGTAAGTCTGCCTTAGCTGCAGCCTATGCCACAATTAATTGACTTAACCTTTTACAGTTTGAGAACAACATCTACTGGACGGATTGGTACAACAAGTCGGTTTATCGCTCGCAGCGCACGCCGCGTGTGGGTTACGGTTATCCATTCGAGGTGCGGGATGCGCTTAGTGGCGCGCTGGACATTCGCTCTGTATCGGCCTCACGTCAAGCCAAGAGCTGGAACCAATGCGCGCAGGATAATGGCGGCTGCTCCCATTTATGTTTCTATCGTGGCTCGGACTACGTTTGCGCTTGTCCAGATCGCGCCGAGAAGAACGGTGGTGCCTGCTATGCGAGACCTAAAGTCTATGTGATGGCTCGACCGGACAACGATCTGCCGGAGTACTCTGATGAGCTAACCGATGATCCCAGCGCGAGCGATAATCCAGACAGCGGCGGTGCCTATGACGATGATCTCAAGATGAAGGAGGACAACCAGCGGGAATTCTTTGTGCTCGTCGCTCTCGGCGTCGTCCTGGTCATGGTCGTCATCATAGTGCTTGTCATATTCAGTTAGTCATAGACATAAGTGCAGTTCCAAAAATATTACTATACattatttcttatttgtttgcagTGCTCGCTGTGAATACGAATCGCAAAAAGTCGAAACGCAATTCACGTGGCTCCAGTCGATCCGTACTGACCTTTTCCAATCCCAACTACAATGTTGATGGCACACCGATGGAGCCCAAGACGAACATATGGAAGCGTTTTAAATATGACAAATCGCACGTAGGTAGTCAATCCCCCTATCAACGAGCTACAAACTCCCAAATCAAATACTAAAGTCATATTCAACTTAGGAGCGCGCCGGAGTGTACGAGGAGCGAAGTCTAACCACGGAGACCGCTTCGTCCAGCCTGTTTGTGCCAACGCCCTCTCCGATGGCATCGCCCTCAACGAAAACTATTCAACTAACAACGTTATCGACTATAACATAAATGCAGAAACCGTTACATAAGCgtcgcgcacacacacacaaacaaaaatgaagtaacttcatacacacacacagacacacacacacaaattcagataaatattttactacgTAATGCcctaaaaatatgaattttgcTACAAGAGAAAATCAGTTGATGATTAGATATTGATAAGGCTAAAGACTATGTTGATTAAGCGCATGTTGAAGTTGatgttgaaattgaaattgaagctgaagttgaagttgacgTTGAAAGTTGATGTTgataatgtatgtatgtatgtgtatagaTTACTAAAGCTGTTGCCTACAGCCATTTTGTCGGTCGGGATCTGGCAAATGAAGTTGGGGTCTCGGCTTCAGCTTCTTGTTGATAATTTGCTGGTCCCCCGTCTTGTTTGATGGCTGGGCAATTGCATTAGCTGGATTGAAACAGAGACGTGGTTATTATTATGTGTAATGGATTTGCGTAAACTTAATGTCAACCATTTTAGCCGTTATAATACTTGCCCCAGCCccttgaaaaaaaaaccaaagacAAGCTAAAGAACAATTCCAAAATTCTCCTTTTGGAAAAAGAGGTAAAGTGCCTAAAACTTTCACTgctttacatacatatacatatgtattcaCTAAGTtctaaactataaaaaaacaaaacaaaaacaatcttATCAAACCAAATACAACGAACATTAATTGCaagttttaaaacaaattctgACTAAAGCCGTCCTATTCGGTGATAGCATTGACTACATacatcaaaaacaacaacaacaaatactaaatagcaacaaattaccAATACATACAAGCATATACTGTTCTATTCTTCGCCTTAAGCTCTCGACGACACACTGTTGTCGTCACGCTCTAATCAATGAACTtggtatatgt is part of the Drosophila busckii strain San Diego stock center, stock number 13000-0081.31 chromosome X, ASM1175060v1, whole genome shotgun sequence genome and encodes:
- the LOC108606495 gene encoding low-density lipoprotein receptor-related protein 4 isoform X1, coding for MYWLPLPFCPLVCLLCLLLRFGDLNHGTAAQSAGSNRKVAAGSEEGRPLNLQHRAQTRSANGNKQLNNAHQVHGDDLADELQHKEHKEHEHDQDYITGSEYPPHRASHEHDPDHFDDKHYSQVFTLDPLVPLKPNLGAGVVANPSAAGDTPKFRNAAQGGRGDLYGVRESDRQTNARGRDGFIAGANNKQKSFRPLLVRVVQDDPGQLAEANVHDASINSGCHNTCEEKQWQCGNCQCIEEHGRCNREVQCTDGSDENGCEIMDDMMSKLQKECEQSGLHVMCPKTYRCINKEWLCDGDDDCGDYSDETHCGARTNCTEDQFECNNGFCIPRQWLCDGENDCKDFSDEVHCNRSSCTDEHFTCNDGYCISLAFRCDGERDCDDNSDELKCPAVINSCPEGEFKCRGGLGGAGGPSGQCILNRFRCDGDNDCGDWSDEENCQQKPSQCTSSDFKCADGSCIPKRWKCDKEQDCDGGEDENDCGNMSPEHPLTCGPDEFTCHNGRCILRTWLCDGYPDCSSAEDEVDCHLQCDPGQFLCPAKRNFTNLNAVLSRNLKKIESTKDITAIVKKPKNYRKARKQMQHYATLICVHQKHVCDGQNDCPFGEDEVNCPVEQKCTEPRQCEQLCIKTAQGKDECACRLGYLMHENKRNCTDIDECQYLTNPVCSQKCHNTLGSFVCSCELGYILRPDLRTCKALGGAMTLLVANRWDIRRVTLSNNRYMAIVKGLHNAIALDFHYRKGLLFWSDVSTDVIKMVYVNGTRVRDVIKWGLESPTGIAVDWVHDLLFWTDSGTRRVEVSNFQGNLRTVIASSDLDKPRAIVIHPGEALAFWSDWGPNPKIERAHMDGSQRQVIISKGVTWPNGLAIDFPNGKLYWADAKQHAIECSNLDGSERTKVLSTHLPHPFALTIFEDTMYWTDWNTKTVSAANKISGKGFRSVHENFHFPMDIHAYHPARQPDYPDRCTKDRRGLRGGCSHLCLPNKTSRRCGCPIGLSLKDDGKTCKSAPDKLVLVARHKDIRLRQLNSKPTGPNEVDMIVPLDNLKHAVALDWCSETDFIYWTDVERSSINKAHLNGSYQQRVVHSNLVSPVGLALDWITDKLYWTDPSTNRIEVATTNGKMRTLLVWEKLDKPRDIVVNPIEGLMFWSDWGQEALIERANMDGQSRVIIASKKLIWPNGLAIDYDQSKLYFVDGGTKTLENMNFDGSNRKVIISGLGHPFGLDVSGGRVFWTDWDNRSAMSADKLTGKNVATVIANSSDLMDIRVFHRQRRRVYNACDKFNGGCSHLCLLNPTSFTCACAVGVQLKDDRRTCSEGPSKYIIFAHRIDIRQISLDFDHLIDVVLPLPPISNAVALDVDQQTGYIYWSDTIENVIMSSSPDGLHVNKVIGESLENPDGLVVDSIGRSLYWADAGRHTIEVADLQGNNRHVIAYKDLESPRGLALDYEAGLLFWTDWGHYRKIERSHLDGNERSRIVTASLGWPNGLVLDLKAKRIYWVDARLKTIDSCDYTGNQRNLILSSLQHPYALALTEQNIYWTDWKSKALHSAERRNTSSKRNVMTNIDGLMDIKVITKRRVQNENVCGRNNGGCSHLCLRNPTGYSCQCPIGLKLRENSTTECQSLPEDYLLIALRSGIGMISLNSGDFMDVVLPIAGVHGAVVLDYHYRKNLLYFADVNLDVIRRVNLLNFTDSKVIVSTDLLTPNGIAVDWVADNIYWSDTDRKLIEVARTDGTCRKKLITEDLGDPRSIIVHPAKAYLFWSDWSTPSKIERSLLDGSNRTAIVTSGIGFPTGLTIDFTNRRLLWADALEDNIGQVDFSGKRRLTLVPYAPHPFGLTMFENNIYWTDWYNKSVYRSQRTPRVGYGYPFEVRDALSGALDIRSVSASRQAKSWNQCAQDNGGCSHLCFYRGSDYVCACPDRAEKNGGACYARPKVYVMARPDNDLPEYSDELTDDPSASDNPDSGGAYDDDLKMKEDNQREFFVLVALGVVLVMVVIIVLVIFMLAVNTNRKKSKRNSRGSSRSVLTFSNPNYNVDGTPMEPKTNIWKRFKYDKSHVGARRSVRGAKSNHGDRFVQPVCANALSDGIALNENYSTNNVIDYNINAETVT
- the LOC108606495 gene encoding low-density lipoprotein receptor-related protein 4 isoform X2 codes for the protein MYWLPLPFCPLVCLLCLLLRFGDLNHGTAAQSAGSNRKVAAGSEEGRPLNLQHRAQTRSANGNKQLNNAHQVHGDDLADELQHKEHKEHEHDQDYITGSEYPPHRASHEHDPDHFDDKHYSQVFTLDPLVPLKPNLGAGVVANPSAAGDTPKFRNAAQGGRGDLYGVRESDRQTNARGRDGFIAGANNKQKSFRPLLVRVVQDDPGQLAEANVHDASINSGCHNTCEEKQWQCGNCQCIEEHGRCNREVQCTDGSDENGCEIMDDMMSKLQKECEQSGLHVMCPKTYRCINKEWLCDGDDDCGDYSDETHCGARTNCTEDQFECNNGFCIPRQWLCDGENDCKDFSDEVHCNRSSCTDEHFTCNDGYCISLAFRCDGERDCDDNSDELKCPAVINSCPEGEFKCRGGLGGAGGPSGQCILNRFRCDGDNDCGDWSDEENCQQKPSQCTSSDFKCADGSCIPKRWKCDKEQDCDGGEDENDCGNMSPEHPLTCGPDEFTCHNGRCILRTWLCDGYPDCSSAEDEVDCHLQCDPGQFLCPAKRNFTNLNAVLSRNLKKIESTKDITAIVKKPKNYRKARKQMQHYATLICVHQKHVCDGQNDCPFGEDEVNCPVEQKCTEPRQCEQLCIKTAQGKDECACRLGYLMHENKRNCTDIDECQYLTNPVCSQKCHNTLGSFVCSCELGYILRPDLRTCKALGGAMTLLVANRWDIRRVTLSNNRYMAIVKGLHNAIALDFHYRKGLLFWSDVSTDVIKMVYVNGTRVRDVIKWGLESPTGIAVDWVHDLLFWTDSGTRRVEVSNFQGNLRTVIASSDLDKPRAIVIHPGEALAFWSDWGPNPKIERAHMDGSQRQVIISKGVTWPNGLAIDFPNGKLYWADAKQHAIECSNLDGSERTKVLSTHLPHPFALTIFEDTMYWTDWNTKTVSAANKISGKGFRSVHENFHFPMDIHAYHPARQPDYPDRCTKDRRGLRGGCSHLCLPNKTSRRCGCPIGLSLKDDGKTCKSAPDKLVLVARHKDIRLRQLNSKPTGPNEVDMIVPLDNLKHAVALDWCSETDFIYWTDVERSSINKAHLNGSYQQRVVHSNLVSPVGLALDWITDKLYWTDPSTNRIEVATTNGKMRTLLVWEKLDKPRDIVVNPIEGLMFWSDWGQEALIERANMDGQSRVIIASKKLIWPNGLAIDYDQSKLYFVDGGTKTLENMNFDGSNRKVIISGLGHPFGLDVSGGRVFWTDWDNRSAMSADKLTGKNVATVIANSSDLMDIRVFHRQRRRVYNACDKFNGGCSHLCLLNPTSFTCACAVGVQLKDDRRTCSEGPSKYIIFAHRIDIRQISLDFDHLIDVVLPLPPISNAVALDVDQQTGYIYWSDTIENVIMSSSPDGLHVNKVIGESLENPDGLVVDSIGRSLYWADAGRHTIEVADLQGNNRHVIAYKDLESPRGLALDYEAGLLFWTDWGHYRKIERSHLDGNERSRIVTASLGWPNGLVLDLKAKRIYWVDARLKTIDSCDYTGNQRNLILSSLQHPYALALTEQNIYWTDWKSKALHSAERRNTSSKRNVMTNIDGLMDIKVITKRRVQNENVCGRNNGGCSHLCLRNPTGYSCQCPIGLKLRENSTTECQSLPEDYLLIALRSGIGMISLNSGDFMDVVLPIAGVHGAVVLDYHYRKNLLYFADVNLDVIRRVNLLNFTDSKVIVSTDLLTPNGIAVDWVADNIYWSDTDRKLIEVARTDGTCRKKLITEDLGDPRSIIVHPAKAYLFWSDWSTPSKIERSLLDGSNRTAIVTSGIGFPTGLTIDFTNRRLLWADALEDNIGQVDFSGKRRLTLVPYAPHPFGLTMFENNIYWTDWYNKSVYRSQRTPRVGYGYPFEVRDALSGALDIRSVSASRQAKSWNQCAQDNGGCSHLCFYRGSDYVCACPDRAEKNGGACYARPKVYVMARPDNDLPEYSDELTDDPSASDNPDSGGAYDDDLKMKEDNQREFFVLVALGVVLVMVVIIVLVIFMLAVNTNRKKSKRNSRGSSRSVLTFSNPNYNVDGTPMEPKTNIWKRFKYDKSHERAGVYEERSLTTETASSSLFVPTPSPMASPSTKTIQLTTLSTIT
- the LOC108606495 gene encoding low-density lipoprotein receptor-related protein 4 isoform X3; protein product: MYWLPLPFCPLVCLLCLLLRFGDLNHGTAAQSAGSNRKVAAGSEEGRPLNLQHRAQTRSANGNKQLNNAHQVHGDDLADELQHKEHKEHEHDQDYITGSEYPPHRASHEHDPDHFDDKHYSQVFTLDPLVPLKPNLGAGVVANPSAAGDTPKFRNAAQGGRGDLYGVRESDRQTNARGRDGFIAGANNKQKSFRPLLVRVVQDDPGQLAEANVHDASINSGCHNTCEEKQWQCGNCQCIEEHGRCNREVQCTDGSDENGCEIMDDMMSKLQKECEQSGLHVMCPKTYRCINKEWLCDGDDDCGDYSDETHCGARTNCTEDQFECNNGFCIPRQWLCDGENDCKDFSDEVHCNRSSCTDEHFTCNDGYCISLAFRCDGERDCDDNSDELKCPAVINSCPEGEFKCRGGLGGAGGPSGQCILNRFRCDGDNDCGDWSDEENCQQKPSQCTSSDFKCADGSCIPKRWKCDKEQDCDGGEDENDCGNMSPEHPLTCGPDEFTCHNGRCILRTWLCDGYPDCSSAEDEVDCHLQCDPGQFLCPAKRNFTNLKICVHQKHVCDGQNDCPFGEDEVNCPVEQKCTEPRQCEQLCIKTAQGKDECACRLGYLMHENKRNCTDIDECQYLTNPVCSQKCHNTLGSFVCSCELGYILRPDLRTCKALGGAMTLLVANRWDIRRVTLSNNRYMAIVKGLHNAIALDFHYRKGLLFWSDVSTDVIKMVYVNGTRVRDVIKWGLESPTGIAVDWVHDLLFWTDSGTRRVEVSNFQGNLRTVIASSDLDKPRAIVIHPGEALAFWSDWGPNPKIERAHMDGSQRQVIISKGVTWPNGLAIDFPNGKLYWADAKQHAIECSNLDGSERTKVLSTHLPHPFALTIFEDTMYWTDWNTKTVSAANKISGKGFRSVHENFHFPMDIHAYHPARQPDYPDRCTKDRRGLRGGCSHLCLPNKTSRRCGCPIGLSLKDDGKTCKSAPDKLVLVARHKDIRLRQLNSKPTGPNEVDMIVPLDNLKHAVALDWCSETDFIYWTDVERSSINKAHLNGSYQQRVVHSNLVSPVGLALDWITDKLYWTDPSTNRIEVATTNGKMRTLLVWEKLDKPRDIVVNPIEGLMFWSDWGQEALIERANMDGQSRVIIASKKLIWPNGLAIDYDQSKLYFVDGGTKTLENMNFDGSNRKVIISGLGHPFGLDVSGGRVFWTDWDNRSAMSADKLTGKNVATVIANSSDLMDIRVFHRQRRRVYNACDKFNGGCSHLCLLNPTSFTCACAVGVQLKDDRRTCSEGPSKYIIFAHRIDIRQISLDFDHLIDVVLPLPPISNAVALDVDQQTGYIYWSDTIENVIMSSSPDGLHVNKVIGESLENPDGLVVDSIGRSLYWADAGRHTIEVADLQGNNRHVIAYKDLESPRGLALDYEAGLLFWTDWGHYRKIERSHLDGNERSRIVTASLGWPNGLVLDLKAKRIYWVDARLKTIDSCDYTGNQRNLILSSLQHPYALALTEQNIYWTDWKSKALHSAERRNTSSKRNVMTNIDGLMDIKVITKRRVQNENVCGRNNGGCSHLCLRNPTGYSCQCPIGLKLRENSTTECQSLPEDYLLIALRSGIGMISLNSGDFMDVVLPIAGVHGAVVLDYHYRKNLLYFADVNLDVIRRVNLLNFTDSKVIVSTDLLTPNGIAVDWVADNIYWSDTDRKLIEVARTDGTCRKKLITEDLGDPRSIIVHPAKAYLFWSDWSTPSKIERSLLDGSNRTAIVTSGIGFPTGLTIDFTNRRLLWADALEDNIGQVDFSGKRRLTLVPYAPHPFGLTMFENNIYWTDWYNKSVYRSQRTPRVGYGYPFEVRDALSGALDIRSVSASRQAKSWNQCAQDNGGCSHLCFYRGSDYVCACPDRAEKNGGACYARPKVYVMARPDNDLPEYSDELTDDPSASDNPDSGGAYDDDLKMKEDNQREFFVLVALGVVLVMVVIIVLVIFMLAVNTNRKKSKRNSRGSSRSVLTFSNPNYNVDGTPMEPKTNIWKRFKYDKSHVGARRSVRGAKSNHGDRFVQPVCANALSDGIALNENYSTNNVIDYNINAETVT